The Lynx canadensis isolate LIC74 chromosome D1, mLynCan4.pri.v2, whole genome shotgun sequence genome has a segment encoding these proteins:
- the PHLDB1 gene encoding pleckstrin homology-like domain family B member 1 isoform X7, with protein sequence MLCLGQSTFLRFNHPAEAKWMKSMIPAGGRAPGPPYSPGSESESLVNGNHAPQPATRGASACASHSSLVSSIEKDLQEIMDSLVLEEPGAAGKKPAATSPLSPMANGGRYLLSPPTSPGAMSVGSSYENTSPAFSPLSSPASSGSCASHSPSGQEPAPSVPPLVPARSSSYHLALQPPQSRPGGARSSESPRLGRKGGHERPPSPGLRGLLTDSPAATVLAEARRATESPRLGGQLPVVAINLSEYPASGARSQPTSIPGSPKLQPPVPAPRNKIGTLQDRPPSPFRELPGTERVLTTSPSRQLVGRTFSDGSATRTLQPPESPRLGRRGLDSMRELPPLSPSLSRRALSPMPTRTTPDPKLTREVVESPRARRWAAHGASPEDFSLTLGARGRRTRSPSPTLGESLAPRKGSFSGRLSPAYSLGSLTGASPRQSPRAQRKLSSGDLRVPVTRERKNSITEISDNEDDLLEYHRRQHQERLWEQEMERLERQRLETILNLCAEYSRADGAPEAGELPSIGEAAAALALAGRRPSRGLSAATGASGRGTEEPGGATQRLWECVDRSDEENLKEECSSTESTQQEHEDAPSAKLQGEVLALEEERAQVLGRVEQLKVRVKELEQQLQESAREAEMERALLQGEREAERALLQKEQKAVDQLQEKLVTLETGIQKERDKERAELAAGRRHLEARQALYAELQTQLDNCPESVREQLQEQLRREAEALETETKLFEDLEFQQLERESRVEEERELAGQGLLRSKAELLRSITKRKERLAVLDSQAGQIRAQAVQESERLARDKNASLQLLQKEKEKLTMLERRYHSLTGGRPFPKTTSTLKEYVTLEQLKAMWGTSPMPAAPVPGLPLWAPASRDLVPTTCLPPVLPSSSSFASITPSPKMEELLLPAVGLEQWYQELMAGLGTGPATASPRSSPPPLPAKASRQLQVYRSKMDGEATSPLPRTRSGPLPSSSGSSSSSSQLSVATLGRSPSPKSVLLAQNGTSSLPRNLAATLQDIETKRQLALQQKGQQVIEEQRRRLAELKQKAAAEAQCQWDALHGAAPFPPGPSGFPPLMHHSILHHLPAGRERGEDGEHAYDTLSLESSDSMETSISTGGTSACSPDTVSSVSGLDVGKIEEMEKMLKEAHAEKSRLMESRERELELRRQALEEERRRREQVERRLQSESARRQQLVEKEVKMREKQFSQARPLTRYLPIRKEDFDLKTHIESSGHGVDTCLHVVLSSKVCRGYLVKMGGKIKSWKKRWFVFDRLKRTLSYYVDKHETKLKGVIYFQAIEEVYYDHLRSAAKSPNPALTFCVKTHDRLYYMVAPSAEAMRIWMDVIVTGAEGYTQFMN encoded by the exons ATGTTGTGCCTGGGTCAGTCGACCTTCCTCCGCTTTAACCACCCGGCTGAAGCCAAGTGGATGAAGAGCATGATTCCGGCAGGGGGCCGGGCCCCCGGGCCCCCCTACAGTCCTGGCTCAG AATCGGAAAGCCTGGTGAATGGGAACCACGCGCCACAGCCCGCGACCCGGGGCGCCTCTGCCTGCGCCAGCCACAGTTCCCTGGTGAGCTCTATTGAGAAGGACCTGCAGGAGATCATGGATTCGCTGGTGCTAGAGGAGCCCGGAGCGGCCGGCAAGAAGCCTGCCGCGACTTCCCCACTGTCGCCAATGGCTAATGGTGGGCGTTACTTGCTGTCCCCGCCGACCAGCCCTGGTGCCATGTCTGTGGGCTCCAGCTACGAGAACACCTCTCCAGCCTTCTCTCCGCTCTCCTCACCAGCCAGCAGTGGGAGCTGTGCCAGCCACTCACCCAGCGGGCAGGAGCCAGCACCTTCCGTGCCGCCGCTGGTGCCTGCCCGTTCCTCTAGCTACCACCTGGCCCTGCAGCCCCCACAGTCCCGACCGGGCGGCGCCCGCTCCTCCGAGAGCCCCCGGCTGGGCCGGAAAGGGGGTCACGAGAGGCCTCCCAGCCCCGGCCTCCGAGGTCTGCTGACGGACAGCCCCGCGGCCACTGTCTTGGCGGAGGCCCGCAGAGCCACCGAGAGCCCCCGGCTGGGTGGGCAGCTGCCCGTGGTGGCCATCAACCTGAGTGAATACCCAGCTTCCGGTGCCCGAAGCCAGCCCACGAGCATTCCTGGAAGCCCCAAGTTGCAGCCTCCGGTCCCTGCTCCCCGAAACAAGATCGGCACCCTCCAGGACCGCCCTCCCAGCCCTTTCCGTGAGCTGCCAGGCACCGAGCGGGTGCTGACAACCAGCCCCTCACGCCAGCTGGTGGGCCGAACATTTTCAGATGGGTCAGCCACCCGCACCCTGCAGCCTCCTGAGAGTCCCCGCCTGGGCCGGCGGGGCCTGGACAGCATGCGGGAACTCCCTCCGTTGAGCCCGTCTCTGTCGCGACGGGCTCTCTCCCCCATGCCCACCAGGACTACGCCAGATCCCAAGCTAACCAGGGAAGTGGTGGAGAGTCCCCGGGCCCGGCGCTGGGCAGCCCACGGGGCGTCACCGGAGGACTTCTCCCTGACGCTGGGGGCACGGGGCCGTAGGACACGGAGCCCCTCACCCACGCTCGGGGAGTCACTGGCACCCCGCAAGGGCAGCTTCAGTGGCAGGCTGAGCCCAGCCTATAGTCTGGGCTCTCTGACCGGGGCTTCGCCCCGCCAGAGCCCCCGTGCCCAGAGGAAGCTGTCCAGTGGGGACTTGCGGGTCCCTGTCACTCGGGAGCGGAAAAATAGCATCACGGAGATCAGTGACAACGAGGACGACCTCCTGGAGTACCACCGGCGGCAGCACCAAGAACGGCTCTGGGAGCAGGAGATGGAGAGACTG GAACGCCAGCGCCTGGAGACCATCCTGAACCTGTGTGCTGAGTACAGCCGGGCCGACGGGGCACCCGAGGCTGGGGAGCTGCCCAGCATCGGGGAAGCCGCCGCAGCATTGGCGCTGGCGGGCCGGAGGCCCTCTCGAGGCCTTTCAGCGGCCACCGGAGCCTCTGGGCGGGGCACCGAGGAGCCCGGGGGTGCCACCCAGCGCCTGTGGGAGTGCGTGGACCGCTCAGATGAGGAGAATCTCAAGGAGGAGTGCAGCAGCACTGAGAGCACCCAGCAggag catgAAGATGCACCCAGCGCCAAGCTCCAGGGGGAGGTGCTGGCCCTGGAAGAGGAGCGGGCTCAGGTGTTGGGGCGAGTGGAGCAGCTCAAGGTCCGTGTGAAGGAGCTCGAGCAGCAGCTGCAGGAGTCCGCCCGCGAG GCTGAAATGGAACGAGCATTgctgcagggggagagggaggcagagcggGCGTTGCTGCAGAAGGAGCAGAAGGCCGTGGACCAGCTGCAGGAAAAGTTGGTGACCTTGGAAACCGGCATCCAGAAGGAGAGGGACAAG GAGAGGGCGGAGCTGGCCGCGGGACGGAGGCACCTGGAGGCCCGCCAGGCGCTCTACGCCGAGCTCCAGACGCAGCTCGATAACTGCCCCGAGTCAGTGCGGGAACAGTTACAGGAGCAGCTGAGAAGG GAGGCCGAGGCCCTGGAGACGGAGACAAAGCTGTTTGAGGACTTGGAGTTCCAGCAGCTGGAGCGGGAGAGCCGCGTGGAGGAGGAGCGTGAGCTGGCGGGCCAGGGGCTGCTCCGGAGCAAGGCCGAGCTGCTCCGGAGCATCACCAAGAGGAAG GAGCGCCTGGCAGTCCTGGACAGTCAGGCCGGGCAGATCCGGGCCCAGGCCGTGCAAGAGTCCGAGCGCCTGGCGCGGGACAAGAACGCCTCCCTGCAGCTGCTGCAGAAG GAGAAGGAGAAACTCACGATGCTGGAAAGAAGGTACCACTCACTCACGGGAGGCAGGCCTTTCCCGAAGACCACGTCGACCCTCAAAGAG TACGTGACGCTTGAGCAGCTAAAGGCGATGTGGGGCACCTCGCCCATGCCCGCAGCCCCTGTGCCAGGCCTGCCTCTCTGGGCCCCTGCCTCCCGGGACCTGGTTCCCACCACCTGCCTTCCTCCCGTgctgccctcttcctcctccttcgcTTCCATCACGCCTTCACCCAAG ATGGAGGAGCTGCTGCTCCCTGCTGTAGGCTTAGAGCAGTGGTACCAGGAGCTGATGGCCGGGCTGGGGACCGGCCCCGCTACAGCCTCCCCGCGCTCCTCTCCCCCGCCTCTGCCCGCCAAAGCTTCCCGGCAGCTGCAG gtTTACCGCTCCAAGATGGATGGTGAGGCCACCAGCCCCCTGCCCCGGACCCGCAgcggccccctcccctcttcctctgggtcttcttcctcctcctcccagctcaGCGTGGCTACCCTGGGCCGTAGCCCCTCCCCAAAG AGTGTCCTCCTTGCCCAGAATGGCACGAGCAGCCTTCCTCGCAACCTGGCGGCCACGCTGCAGGACATTGAGACCAAGCGCCAGCTGGCCCTGCAGCAGAAGG GGCAGCAGGTGATCGAGGAGCAGCGGCGGCGCCTGGCCGAGCTGAAGCAGAAGGCTGCGGCCGAGGCGCAGTGCCAGTGGGATGCCCTGCACGGGGCGGCCCCCTTCCCGCCCGGCCCCTCGGGCTTCCCCCCGCTCATGCACCACTCCATCCTGCACCACCTGCCGGCCGGCCGAGAGCGCGGGGAGGACGGCGAGCACGCCTACGACACCCTGAGCCTGGAGAGCTCCGACAGCATGGAGACCAGCATCTCCACGGGCGGCACCTCGGCCTGCTCCCCGGACACCGTGTCCAG CGTGAGCGGCCTGGACGTGGGGAAGATCGAGGAGATGGAGAAGATGCTGAAAGAAGCGCACGCGGAGAAGAGCCGCCTCATGGAGTCGAGG GAGCGGGAGTTGGAGCTCCGGAGGCAGGCCCTGGAGGAGGAGCGGAGGCGGCGGGAGCAGGTGGAACGGAGGCTGCAGAGCGAGAGCGCCAGGAGGCAGCAGCTGGTGGAGAAGGAGGTCAAGATGCGGGAGAAACAGTTCTCCCAG GCACGACCCCTGACTCGCTACCTGCCAATCCGGAAGGAGGACTTTGATCTGAAGACCCACATTGAGTCGTCGGGCCACGGTGTCGATACCTGCCTGCACGTGGTGCTCAGCAGCAAG GTCTGCCGCGGCTACTTGGTCAAGATGGGGGGCAAGATTAAGTCGTGGAAGAAGCGCTGGTTTGTCTTCGACCGGCTCAAGCGCACCCTTTCCTATTATGTGG ACAAGCATGAGACGAAGCTGAAGGGGGTCATCTACTTCCAGGCCATCGAGGAGGTCTACTATGACCACCTGCGCAGTGCGGCCAAG AGCCCGAACCCAGCCCTCACCTTCTGTGTGAAGACCCATGACCGGCTCTACTACATGGTGGCCCCATCTGCCGAGGCCATGCGCATCTGGATGGATGtcatcgtgaccggagctgaggGCTACACTCAATTCATGAACTGA